A window from Vigna angularis cultivar LongXiaoDou No.4 chromosome 7, ASM1680809v1, whole genome shotgun sequence encodes these proteins:
- the LOC108338464 gene encoding protein NTM1-like 9 isoform X4: MKSLLITTCARRSTATGTMSGLSVRLMSANGSLGICLDRKYPNGHRLNRATTHGYWKATGKDRKIKSGSALIGMKKTLVFYTGRAPKGKRTNWVMHEYRPTLKELDGTNPGQNPYVLCRLFKKHDETLEGSNGEDVERTASTPMTANHSPDEIQSDSSLDPASSSQITEGEKPLTVIHENSEEAISNIITAVDSHSDGCDAPDVQNQIVKPAAEDQPFNFEDFYDPTNQQLDDKLFSPVHAHFPPEIYYQSELQYGTNDNIPDLFDSVNWDAISYDTSSLELGSSFLNVRDNGSGSDSDVEMANMTNLQALHGYPNEAVEKKSNVGLFQSTPQMAFSNDGYMGQVDDPIKNSGQLRDFDTFVNGDTGIRIRARQGRNEQPNMNGMVQSQGNAPRRIRLLVERQFASEKAAKDGSCASAPEEHNSKTTISREWNASENHATDESSGSCDDVDVATAESFISKESRRGHHSSKVSSNRGMWSYVLAVSATVLVSVTVIVNIWAYLRS, encoded by the exons ATGAAGAGCTTATTGATTACTACCTGCGCTCGAAGATCAACGGCAACGGGGACGATGTCTGGGTTATCCGTGAGATTGATGTCTGCAAATGGGAGCCTTGGGATTTGCCtg GATCGGAAGTATCCCAATGGGCACAGGTTGAACCGAGCTACGACACATGGGTATTGGAAAGCAACGGGGAAGGATCGAAAGATTAAGTCTGGTTCTGCTCTGATCGGAATGAAGAAGACTCTTGTTTTCTATACTGGTCGTGCACCGAAGGGGAAGAGGACCAATTGGGTTATGCATGAGTACAGGCCTACCCTGAAGGAGCTCGATGGTACCAATCCTGGACAG AATCCATACGTCCTTTGTCGGTTATTTAAGAAACATGATGAGACTCTTGAAGGTTCAAATGGTGAGGATGTGGAGCGGACTGCTTCAACCCCTATGACTGCCAATCACTCTCCAGATGAAATACAATCTGATTCATCTCTGGATCCAGCATCTTCCTCACAGATCACTGAGGGTGAAAAGCCGCTAACAGTTATCCATGAGAACTCTGAGGAAGCAATATCCAACATTATAACTGCAGTTGACTCCCATAGTGATGGATGTGATGCTCCTGATGTACAAAATCAAATTGTAAAACCAGCTGCAGAG GATCAGCCATTTAACTTTGAGGATTTTTATGACCCAACAAACCAGCAATTAGATGACAAATTATTCTCCCCAGTCCATGCTCATTTCCCACCTGAAATTTACTATCAATCAGAACTTCAGTATGGTACAAATGACAATATACCCGACCTTTTTGACTCGGTTAACTGGGACGCTATCTCCTATGATACTAGCAGTCTAGAGCTAGGCTCATCCTTCCTCAATGTCAGGGACAATGGATCTGGCAGTGACTCAGATGTGGAAATGGCCAATATGACG AATCTGCAGGCATTACATGGCTATCCTAACGAGGCAGTTGAGAAGAAGAGTAACGTAGGATTATTTCAGAGCACTCCTCAGATGGCTTTCTCAAACGATGGTTATATGGGCCAGGTAGATGATCCGATCAAGAATAGTGGGCAACTAAGAGACTTTGATACGTTTGTTAATGGTGATACTGGAATCAGAATAAGGGCTCGTCAAGGACGAAACGAACAGCCAAACATGAATGGAATGGTACAATCACAAGGCAATGCACCAAGGAGAATACGATTACTTGTCGAGCGACAGTTTGCTTCCGAGAAAGCGGCGAAAGATGGAAGTTGTGCTTCAGCCCCAGAAGAGCATAATTCAAAAACCACCATTTCTAGG GAGTGGAATGCTTCGGAAAACCATGCTACCGATGAGAGTTCCGGCAGCTGTGATGATGTGGATGTTGCAACTGCAGAATCCTTCATCTCAAAAGAGAGCAGAAGGGGCCATCACAGTTCAAAGGTTTCGTCTAACCGTGGCATGTGGTCTTATGTTCTTGCAGTTTCTGCAACTGTGTTGGTTTCAGTAACAGTGATTGTTAATATATGGGCGTATTTGAGATCTTAA
- the LOC108338464 gene encoding protein NTM1-like 9 isoform X2 — protein MGAVVECYPPPRTAVLSLNTLPLGFRFRPTDEELIDYYLRSKINGNGDDVWVIREIDVCKWEPWDLPDLSVVRNKDPEWFFFCPQDRKYPNGHRLNRATTHGYWKATGKDRKIKSGSALIGMKKTLVFYTGRAPKGKRTNWVMHEYRPTLKELDGTNPGQNPYVLCRLFKKHDETLEGSNGEDVERTASTPMTANHSPDEIQSDSSLDPASSSQITEGEKPLTVIHENSEEAISNIITAVDSHSDGCDAPDVQNQIVKPAAEDQPFNFEDFYDPTNQQLDDKLFSPVHAHFPPEIYYQSELQYGTNDNIPDLFDSVNWDAISYDTSSLELGSSFLNVRDNGSGSDSDVEMANMTNLQALHGYPNEAVEKKSNVGLFQSTPQMAFSNDGYMGQVDDPIKNSGQLRDFDTFVNGDTGIRIRARQGRNEQPNMNGMVQSQGNAPRRIRLLVERQFASEKAAKDGSCASAPEEHNSKTTISREWNASENHATDESSGSCDDVDVATAESFISKESRRGHHSSKVSSNRGMWSYVLAVSATVLVSVTVIVNIWAYLRS, from the exons ATGGGTGCCGTTGTCGAGTGTTACCCGCCGCCGCGTACGGCGGTGCTGTCTCTCAATACGCTGCCGCTGGGCTTCCGTTTCCGTCCCACCGATGAAGAGCTTATTGATTACTACCTGCGCTCGAAGATCAACGGCAACGGGGACGATGTCTGGGTTATCCGTGAGATTGATGTCTGCAAATGGGAGCCTTGGGATTTGCCtg ATTTGTCAGTGGTACGGAACAAGGATCCAGAGTGGTTCTTCTTCTGTCCGCAGGATCGGAAGTATCCCAATGGGCACAGGTTGAACCGAGCTACGACACATGGGTATTGGAAAGCAACGGGGAAGGATCGAAAGATTAAGTCTGGTTCTGCTCTGATCGGAATGAAGAAGACTCTTGTTTTCTATACTGGTCGTGCACCGAAGGGGAAGAGGACCAATTGGGTTATGCATGAGTACAGGCCTACCCTGAAGGAGCTCGATGGTACCAATCCTGGACAG AATCCATACGTCCTTTGTCGGTTATTTAAGAAACATGATGAGACTCTTGAAGGTTCAAATGGTGAGGATGTGGAGCGGACTGCTTCAACCCCTATGACTGCCAATCACTCTCCAGATGAAATACAATCTGATTCATCTCTGGATCCAGCATCTTCCTCACAGATCACTGAGGGTGAAAAGCCGCTAACAGTTATCCATGAGAACTCTGAGGAAGCAATATCCAACATTATAACTGCAGTTGACTCCCATAGTGATGGATGTGATGCTCCTGATGTACAAAATCAAATTGTAAAACCAGCTGCAGAG GATCAGCCATTTAACTTTGAGGATTTTTATGACCCAACAAACCAGCAATTAGATGACAAATTATTCTCCCCAGTCCATGCTCATTTCCCACCTGAAATTTACTATCAATCAGAACTTCAGTATGGTACAAATGACAATATACCCGACCTTTTTGACTCGGTTAACTGGGACGCTATCTCCTATGATACTAGCAGTCTAGAGCTAGGCTCATCCTTCCTCAATGTCAGGGACAATGGATCTGGCAGTGACTCAGATGTGGAAATGGCCAATATGACG AATCTGCAGGCATTACATGGCTATCCTAACGAGGCAGTTGAGAAGAAGAGTAACGTAGGATTATTTCAGAGCACTCCTCAGATGGCTTTCTCAAACGATGGTTATATGGGCCAGGTAGATGATCCGATCAAGAATAGTGGGCAACTAAGAGACTTTGATACGTTTGTTAATGGTGATACTGGAATCAGAATAAGGGCTCGTCAAGGACGAAACGAACAGCCAAACATGAATGGAATGGTACAATCACAAGGCAATGCACCAAGGAGAATACGATTACTTGTCGAGCGACAGTTTGCTTCCGAGAAAGCGGCGAAAGATGGAAGTTGTGCTTCAGCCCCAGAAGAGCATAATTCAAAAACCACCATTTCTAGG GAGTGGAATGCTTCGGAAAACCATGCTACCGATGAGAGTTCCGGCAGCTGTGATGATGTGGATGTTGCAACTGCAGAATCCTTCATCTCAAAAGAGAGCAGAAGGGGCCATCACAGTTCAAAGGTTTCGTCTAACCGTGGCATGTGGTCTTATGTTCTTGCAGTTTCTGCAACTGTGTTGGTTTCAGTAACAGTGATTGTTAATATATGGGCGTATTTGAGATCTTAA
- the LOC108338464 gene encoding protein NTM1-like 9 isoform X3, with the protein MKSLLITTCARRSTATGTMSGLSVRLMSANGSLGICLDRKYPNGHRLNRATTHGYWKATGKDRKIKSGSALIGMKKTLVFYTGRAPKGKRTNWVMHEYRPTLKELDGTNPGQNPYVLCRLFKKHDETLEGSNGEDVERTASTPMTANHSPDEIQSDSSLDPASSSQITEGEKPLTVIHENSEEAISNIITAVDSHSDGCDAPDVQNQIVKPAAEQDQPFNFEDFYDPTNQQLDDKLFSPVHAHFPPEIYYQSELQYGTNDNIPDLFDSVNWDAISYDTSSLELGSSFLNVRDNGSGSDSDVEMANMTNLQALHGYPNEAVEKKSNVGLFQSTPQMAFSNDGYMGQVDDPIKNSGQLRDFDTFVNGDTGIRIRARQGRNEQPNMNGMVQSQGNAPRRIRLLVERQFASEKAAKDGSCASAPEEHNSKTTISREWNASENHATDESSGSCDDVDVATAESFISKESRRGHHSSKVSSNRGMWSYVLAVSATVLVSVTVIVNIWAYLRS; encoded by the exons ATGAAGAGCTTATTGATTACTACCTGCGCTCGAAGATCAACGGCAACGGGGACGATGTCTGGGTTATCCGTGAGATTGATGTCTGCAAATGGGAGCCTTGGGATTTGCCtg GATCGGAAGTATCCCAATGGGCACAGGTTGAACCGAGCTACGACACATGGGTATTGGAAAGCAACGGGGAAGGATCGAAAGATTAAGTCTGGTTCTGCTCTGATCGGAATGAAGAAGACTCTTGTTTTCTATACTGGTCGTGCACCGAAGGGGAAGAGGACCAATTGGGTTATGCATGAGTACAGGCCTACCCTGAAGGAGCTCGATGGTACCAATCCTGGACAG AATCCATACGTCCTTTGTCGGTTATTTAAGAAACATGATGAGACTCTTGAAGGTTCAAATGGTGAGGATGTGGAGCGGACTGCTTCAACCCCTATGACTGCCAATCACTCTCCAGATGAAATACAATCTGATTCATCTCTGGATCCAGCATCTTCCTCACAGATCACTGAGGGTGAAAAGCCGCTAACAGTTATCCATGAGAACTCTGAGGAAGCAATATCCAACATTATAACTGCAGTTGACTCCCATAGTGATGGATGTGATGCTCCTGATGTACAAAATCAAATTGTAAAACCAGCTGCAGAG CAGGATCAGCCATTTAACTTTGAGGATTTTTATGACCCAACAAACCAGCAATTAGATGACAAATTATTCTCCCCAGTCCATGCTCATTTCCCACCTGAAATTTACTATCAATCAGAACTTCAGTATGGTACAAATGACAATATACCCGACCTTTTTGACTCGGTTAACTGGGACGCTATCTCCTATGATACTAGCAGTCTAGAGCTAGGCTCATCCTTCCTCAATGTCAGGGACAATGGATCTGGCAGTGACTCAGATGTGGAAATGGCCAATATGACG AATCTGCAGGCATTACATGGCTATCCTAACGAGGCAGTTGAGAAGAAGAGTAACGTAGGATTATTTCAGAGCACTCCTCAGATGGCTTTCTCAAACGATGGTTATATGGGCCAGGTAGATGATCCGATCAAGAATAGTGGGCAACTAAGAGACTTTGATACGTTTGTTAATGGTGATACTGGAATCAGAATAAGGGCTCGTCAAGGACGAAACGAACAGCCAAACATGAATGGAATGGTACAATCACAAGGCAATGCACCAAGGAGAATACGATTACTTGTCGAGCGACAGTTTGCTTCCGAGAAAGCGGCGAAAGATGGAAGTTGTGCTTCAGCCCCAGAAGAGCATAATTCAAAAACCACCATTTCTAGG GAGTGGAATGCTTCGGAAAACCATGCTACCGATGAGAGTTCCGGCAGCTGTGATGATGTGGATGTTGCAACTGCAGAATCCTTCATCTCAAAAGAGAGCAGAAGGGGCCATCACAGTTCAAAGGTTTCGTCTAACCGTGGCATGTGGTCTTATGTTCTTGCAGTTTCTGCAACTGTGTTGGTTTCAGTAACAGTGATTGTTAATATATGGGCGTATTTGAGATCTTAA
- the LOC108338464 gene encoding protein NTM1-like 9 isoform X1: protein MGAVVECYPPPRTAVLSLNTLPLGFRFRPTDEELIDYYLRSKINGNGDDVWVIREIDVCKWEPWDLPDLSVVRNKDPEWFFFCPQDRKYPNGHRLNRATTHGYWKATGKDRKIKSGSALIGMKKTLVFYTGRAPKGKRTNWVMHEYRPTLKELDGTNPGQNPYVLCRLFKKHDETLEGSNGEDVERTASTPMTANHSPDEIQSDSSLDPASSSQITEGEKPLTVIHENSEEAISNIITAVDSHSDGCDAPDVQNQIVKPAAEQDQPFNFEDFYDPTNQQLDDKLFSPVHAHFPPEIYYQSELQYGTNDNIPDLFDSVNWDAISYDTSSLELGSSFLNVRDNGSGSDSDVEMANMTNLQALHGYPNEAVEKKSNVGLFQSTPQMAFSNDGYMGQVDDPIKNSGQLRDFDTFVNGDTGIRIRARQGRNEQPNMNGMVQSQGNAPRRIRLLVERQFASEKAAKDGSCASAPEEHNSKTTISREWNASENHATDESSGSCDDVDVATAESFISKESRRGHHSSKVSSNRGMWSYVLAVSATVLVSVTVIVNIWAYLRS from the exons ATGGGTGCCGTTGTCGAGTGTTACCCGCCGCCGCGTACGGCGGTGCTGTCTCTCAATACGCTGCCGCTGGGCTTCCGTTTCCGTCCCACCGATGAAGAGCTTATTGATTACTACCTGCGCTCGAAGATCAACGGCAACGGGGACGATGTCTGGGTTATCCGTGAGATTGATGTCTGCAAATGGGAGCCTTGGGATTTGCCtg ATTTGTCAGTGGTACGGAACAAGGATCCAGAGTGGTTCTTCTTCTGTCCGCAGGATCGGAAGTATCCCAATGGGCACAGGTTGAACCGAGCTACGACACATGGGTATTGGAAAGCAACGGGGAAGGATCGAAAGATTAAGTCTGGTTCTGCTCTGATCGGAATGAAGAAGACTCTTGTTTTCTATACTGGTCGTGCACCGAAGGGGAAGAGGACCAATTGGGTTATGCATGAGTACAGGCCTACCCTGAAGGAGCTCGATGGTACCAATCCTGGACAG AATCCATACGTCCTTTGTCGGTTATTTAAGAAACATGATGAGACTCTTGAAGGTTCAAATGGTGAGGATGTGGAGCGGACTGCTTCAACCCCTATGACTGCCAATCACTCTCCAGATGAAATACAATCTGATTCATCTCTGGATCCAGCATCTTCCTCACAGATCACTGAGGGTGAAAAGCCGCTAACAGTTATCCATGAGAACTCTGAGGAAGCAATATCCAACATTATAACTGCAGTTGACTCCCATAGTGATGGATGTGATGCTCCTGATGTACAAAATCAAATTGTAAAACCAGCTGCAGAG CAGGATCAGCCATTTAACTTTGAGGATTTTTATGACCCAACAAACCAGCAATTAGATGACAAATTATTCTCCCCAGTCCATGCTCATTTCCCACCTGAAATTTACTATCAATCAGAACTTCAGTATGGTACAAATGACAATATACCCGACCTTTTTGACTCGGTTAACTGGGACGCTATCTCCTATGATACTAGCAGTCTAGAGCTAGGCTCATCCTTCCTCAATGTCAGGGACAATGGATCTGGCAGTGACTCAGATGTGGAAATGGCCAATATGACG AATCTGCAGGCATTACATGGCTATCCTAACGAGGCAGTTGAGAAGAAGAGTAACGTAGGATTATTTCAGAGCACTCCTCAGATGGCTTTCTCAAACGATGGTTATATGGGCCAGGTAGATGATCCGATCAAGAATAGTGGGCAACTAAGAGACTTTGATACGTTTGTTAATGGTGATACTGGAATCAGAATAAGGGCTCGTCAAGGACGAAACGAACAGCCAAACATGAATGGAATGGTACAATCACAAGGCAATGCACCAAGGAGAATACGATTACTTGTCGAGCGACAGTTTGCTTCCGAGAAAGCGGCGAAAGATGGAAGTTGTGCTTCAGCCCCAGAAGAGCATAATTCAAAAACCACCATTTCTAGG GAGTGGAATGCTTCGGAAAACCATGCTACCGATGAGAGTTCCGGCAGCTGTGATGATGTGGATGTTGCAACTGCAGAATCCTTCATCTCAAAAGAGAGCAGAAGGGGCCATCACAGTTCAAAGGTTTCGTCTAACCGTGGCATGTGGTCTTATGTTCTTGCAGTTTCTGCAACTGTGTTGGTTTCAGTAACAGTGATTGTTAATATATGGGCGTATTTGAGATCTTAA